In Nitrospirota bacterium, one DNA window encodes the following:
- the brxC gene encoding BREX system P-loop protein BrxC — translation MKIKEIFKKDIFRAINGVIKAEQKDEASIYQELDELVLTKELTGHLDRFFSVYADTVDDPISSDAAGKVGVWVSGFFGSGKSHFIKALYYLFANTSVEMGGKKKTALQFFEEKISDAMLSGTVKRVAGKDIDAILFNIDSKADQSRGREAILSVFLKVLNELQGYSPDHPHIAHMERYLDKKKQLGDFKREYAALTNEEWEDRRVDWHFNQDEIVKSLTRVLGQSEESCHRWIDHAETDFSLTVENFARWVKEYLDAKGPSHRLFFFVDEIGQFIGSDGHLMLSLQTIVENLGVVCAGRAWVVVTSQEDIDTVLGSLSNARTNDFSKIQGRFKTRISLSSSNTDEVIQRRLLEKKDDCVAGLKKLYTPNADILKNQLTFTSDTGMTLPSYNNPDEFVSNYPFVPYQFKLIQKVFETIRRAGATGLHLSRGERSMLDAFQFAAQQAASKDAGILVPIYWFYPSIESFLDTAVKRTIDQAGFNKSLHEYDISILKALFMIRYIQEVKGNVDNLVTLCIEGIDEDRLILRKKIEESLLRLEKETLIARSGENYYFLTNEEQDVSREIKNVELGFGDESRTLSKIIFEDIYRGDKKHRYVKTGKDFDLLRMCDLQVCGGRVERGLTISVISAFYDEYSLFGSHRCIGESTNDNGCIVIKLPDSDLLGKEIQTFLKTEKYIARKNEGNPEIKRILDERKSENRERKGRIIELVKELLGRAEYYINGWEWRADAEDPFIASNNALDYLVDNSFSKMGYIEHPSANPQGEIQSVMRHDDTAQRVFDMNIPDNNPKAAREVRDYISLCVLQSKQMVAGDIIERFAARPYGWNEWETALILAKLYCLGEIQFLFSGGILERGRVAEVITRTSNWKKVTVRQRKVVDVAHIEKARRLGQEVFGQMGSDKELPLYQFLRQQLEGWRDSINQHKTLADTGKYPGLKDIQEISRLVELLLDGQDSFEFIGRILENRDGLITAANTFADINGFYIKQRPQWDELRDAMARFEINSFDLENSEDIKTALIRMRDILAAPAPYGIIREAASLIQKVDQANDKLLADARGKASNVISTLAERFVKEAEGIKALPKDIERTSRAYTSVGERLESEESIANINRLADEAKNIFVAEMNSLVKTVANDAGGHQVREVQIVHIRSEASKPYLESDADVDEFIDNLSGRFKKAIKDGKRIRVE, via the coding sequence GTGAAAATCAAAGAAATTTTCAAAAAAGACATCTTTCGCGCAATTAACGGCGTCATCAAGGCAGAGCAAAAAGACGAGGCATCCATATATCAGGAGCTTGACGAACTTGTGCTGACGAAGGAGTTAACCGGCCATCTTGACAGATTCTTCTCCGTATACGCTGATACGGTTGACGATCCCATAAGCTCTGACGCCGCTGGCAAGGTAGGCGTTTGGGTGTCCGGTTTCTTTGGCTCTGGAAAGTCGCATTTTATCAAAGCGCTTTATTACTTATTTGCGAATACGTCTGTTGAAATGGGCGGCAAAAAGAAAACCGCATTGCAGTTTTTTGAAGAAAAGATAAGTGATGCCATGCTGTCCGGAACGGTTAAGCGGGTTGCCGGTAAAGATATTGACGCTATCCTGTTCAATATTGACAGCAAGGCAGATCAATCCCGTGGCCGGGAAGCCATCCTGTCAGTCTTCTTAAAAGTATTAAATGAGCTTCAGGGCTACAGCCCTGATCATCCGCATATCGCACACATGGAACGTTATCTCGATAAAAAGAAACAGCTCGGGGATTTCAAACGGGAATATGCGGCACTTACTAACGAAGAATGGGAAGACCGAAGGGTTGACTGGCACTTTAATCAGGACGAGATCGTAAAGTCTCTCACGAGAGTGCTTGGACAAAGCGAAGAGTCGTGTCACCGGTGGATAGACCATGCTGAGACAGATTTTTCTCTGACCGTAGAGAATTTTGCCAGGTGGGTAAAGGAGTATCTTGATGCCAAAGGCCCATCGCACAGGTTATTCTTCTTTGTAGATGAGATCGGGCAGTTTATAGGCAGTGACGGGCATTTGATGCTAAGCCTTCAGACGATAGTTGAGAATCTGGGGGTTGTCTGTGCAGGCAGGGCATGGGTGGTCGTTACCTCTCAGGAAGATATTGACACTGTTCTGGGATCTCTTAGTAATGCACGCACAAATGACTTTTCAAAAATACAGGGCAGGTTCAAAACGCGTATCTCCTTATCAAGCTCAAATACAGACGAAGTCATTCAGCGGCGGCTTCTGGAAAAGAAGGACGACTGCGTAGCCGGACTGAAGAAACTATATACACCCAATGCCGATATCTTAAAAAACCAGCTTACCTTCACATCGGATACCGGCATGACCCTTCCGTCCTATAACAATCCCGATGAATTCGTGAGCAATTACCCGTTTGTCCCCTATCAATTCAAGCTGATTCAAAAAGTATTTGAGACGATCCGCCGCGCCGGAGCGACAGGGCTTCACCTTTCCCGGGGAGAGCGCTCCATGCTGGATGCATTCCAGTTCGCGGCACAGCAGGCCGCTTCAAAAGACGCAGGTATCCTCGTCCCGATTTATTGGTTCTATCCTTCTATTGAGAGTTTCCTTGATACCGCTGTTAAGCGCACGATTGATCAGGCCGGTTTTAATAAGTCGCTCCATGAGTATGATATTTCCATACTTAAGGCGCTGTTTATGATCCGCTATATTCAGGAGGTTAAAGGTAACGTAGATAATCTCGTTACTTTATGCATAGAAGGCATTGATGAAGATCGTCTTATCCTCCGCAAAAAGATCGAAGAGTCCCTTTTAAGGCTTGAGAAGGAAACACTCATCGCCAGAAGTGGAGAGAATTATTATTTTCTTACCAATGAAGAACAGGATGTCAGCCGCGAGATCAAGAATGTGGAATTGGGCTTTGGCGATGAAAGCCGCACATTGAGTAAAATAATCTTTGAAGATATCTATCGGGGTGACAAAAAACACCGTTACGTAAAGACCGGGAAAGATTTTGATCTCCTGAGGATGTGTGATTTACAGGTCTGCGGCGGACGTGTTGAGCGCGGCCTGACTATTTCCGTCATCTCTGCATTTTATGACGAATATTCCCTTTTTGGTTCGCACCGGTGTATCGGGGAGAGCACTAACGATAATGGCTGCATTGTCATTAAATTACCGGATAGCGATCTTCTCGGGAAAGAAATACAGACATTTCTGAAGACTGAAAAGTATATAGCCCGTAAAAACGAAGGCAACCCCGAGATAAAACGGATCCTTGATGAGCGCAAGTCAGAGAATCGGGAGCGTAAGGGAAGGATCATAGAACTCGTCAAAGAACTTTTGGGCCGGGCAGAATATTATATCAATGGATGGGAATGGCGGGCAGACGCAGAAGACCCGTTTATCGCGTCCAATAATGCCCTGGATTACCTTGTAGACAACAGCTTTTCCAAAATGGGATACATCGAACACCCGTCTGCTAATCCTCAGGGAGAGATCCAGTCAGTGATGCGTCATGATGACACCGCTCAAAGAGTGTTCGATATGAACATTCCAGACAATAATCCGAAGGCTGCAAGAGAGGTGCGGGATTATATTTCATTATGTGTCCTGCAGAGCAAACAGATGGTTGCAGGCGATATCATCGAGCGTTTTGCCGCTCGTCCCTATGGATGGAACGAGTGGGAAACGGCGCTTATACTTGCTAAACTCTATTGTCTTGGAGAAATACAGTTTCTCTTTAGCGGAGGGATACTTGAGCGCGGACGGGTGGCGGAAGTGATCACGCGGACCAGCAACTGGAAAAAGGTAACGGTTCGTCAGCGCAAAGTGGTTGACGTCGCGCATATTGAAAAGGCACGCAGACTGGGGCAGGAGGTATTCGGACAAATGGGGTCTGACAAGGAGCTGCCGCTTTATCAATTTCTGAGGCAGCAGTTGGAAGGTTGGCGGGATTCCATAAACCAGCATAAGACCCTTGCAGATACCGGAAAATACCCTGGGCTTAAAGATATTCAGGAAATATCGAGATTGGTTGAACTGCTCTTAGACGGTCAAGACAGCTTTGAGTTCATAGGGCGTATATTAGAGAACCGTGATGGACTTATAACCGCCGCAAATACATTTGCTGACATAAATGGTTTTTATATCAAACAGCGCCCGCAATGGGATGAATTACGTGATGCCATGGCGAGGTTTGAGATAAACAGTTTTGATCTTGAAAACAGCGAAGATATAAAAACCGCATTGATAAGGATGCGGGATATTCTGGCAGCACCAGCACCATACGGCATCATTCGTGAAGCCGCATCGCTGATACAAAAGGTAGATCAAGCCAACGACAAGCTACTTGCTGATGCGAGGGGAAAAGCAAGTAATGTAATATCCACTCTTGCAGAGCGGTTCGTTAAAGAAGCAGAGGGTATTAAGGCTTTACCCAAAGACATAGAACGTACCAGCAGGGCTTACACTTCTGTTGGAGAGCGGCTTGAAAGCGAGGAGAGTATCGCCAATATCAATCGTCTTGCGGATGAGGCGAAGAATATCTTTGTGGCAGAAATGAACAGCCTGGTCAAAACAGTTGCCAATGATGCAGGCGGCCACCAGGTCAGGGAGGTGCAGATTGTTCATATTCGCAGCGAGGCAAGCAAACCGTACCTTGAATCTGATGCAGATGTTGATGAGTTTATAGATAATTTAAGCGGAAGGTTTAAAAAGGCAATTAAAGACGGTAAGCGGATAAGGGTTGAATAG
- a CDS encoding putative DNA binding domain-containing protein: MALPINIYELLHGRVVESERLEFKEGWNPEAVLHTMCAFANDINNWGGGYIVIGVAEKDNVPVFPPKGLSRSEIVKVQKEILGLSHKMRPEYFPVVEVTNFERRDILIVWVPGGNGRPYKAAVSLAKGAEYAYYIRRNAVTKLPTTAEERGLIKLANNIPFDDRINHNADLNDLNIILIQSYLAEIRSSLSAEVSKLPFADLCLRMNIAQGPAEYLKPKNIGLLLFSDDPEKFFPRARIDIVEFEDDVGDVFSEKIFTGPVHQQVRSALGYLKNAVIKEFVRKIPGRAEADRFYNYPYEALEEVLVNAVYHRSYEEREPVEVRVYPDRVMVLNYPGPLPPLGKDNINKPIVTFHRYRNSRLGDFLKELHLTEGRGTGFPKIRRALKRNGSPAPVFETDDDREYFMVMIRNHPGAKAGVVEKVVEKVVEKVVEKVVERLTPNQRKIVEAIVKDPAISAKALADVIGISSRNIQDNIAKLKDMGLLKRVGPDKGGHWLVIRR; the protein is encoded by the coding sequence ATGGCATTACCAATTAATATCTATGAATTACTTCATGGTCGTGTAGTGGAGTCTGAACGCCTTGAGTTTAAGGAAGGATGGAATCCTGAAGCGGTCTTGCATACGATGTGCGCCTTTGCCAATGATATCAATAATTGGGGCGGCGGCTATATCGTGATCGGCGTGGCTGAGAAAGATAACGTTCCGGTCTTTCCTCCTAAAGGACTGTCCCGGTCAGAGATTGTGAAGGTTCAGAAAGAGATTTTGGGACTATCTCACAAGATGAGACCAGAATATTTTCCTGTAGTTGAGGTGACGAACTTTGAAAGGCGGGACATCCTAATAGTTTGGGTTCCAGGTGGAAATGGCCGCCCATATAAGGCTGCAGTGAGTTTGGCTAAAGGAGCTGAATACGCATATTACATCCGTCGTAATGCCGTTACCAAATTGCCGACAACGGCAGAAGAGCGTGGTTTAATAAAGCTTGCTAATAATATTCCATTTGATGACCGCATTAACCATAACGCTGATTTGAATGATCTTAATATTATCCTGATCCAGTCATATCTGGCGGAAATCCGCAGCTCCCTTTCTGCCGAGGTATCAAAGCTGCCGTTTGCTGACCTGTGTTTACGGATGAATATAGCTCAGGGGCCGGCGGAATATTTAAAGCCTAAGAATATCGGTCTGTTGCTTTTCAGTGATGATCCGGAGAAATTCTTTCCTCGTGCGCGAATTGATATTGTTGAGTTTGAAGATGATGTAGGCGATGTTTTTTCGGAAAAGATTTTTACCGGTCCGGTACATCAGCAGGTTCGTTCTGCGCTTGGATATTTGAAGAATGCAGTGATCAAGGAATTTGTCCGTAAGATACCAGGTCGGGCGGAAGCAGACAGATTTTATAATTATCCGTATGAGGCACTGGAAGAAGTTTTAGTCAACGCTGTGTATCACCGCAGTTATGAAGAACGCGAGCCGGTTGAAGTGCGGGTATATCCCGACCGTGTGATGGTACTTAATTATCCGGGTCCGTTACCTCCGCTTGGCAAAGACAATATAAATAAGCCAATCGTTACCTTTCATCGTTATCGTAACAGCCGTCTGGGTGATTTCCTGAAAGAACTTCATTTAACTGAGGGCCGTGGTACAGGATTTCCAAAGATTCGCCGGGCTTTAAAAAGGAATGGATCCCCGGCGCCTGTTTTTGAAACGGATGATGACCGCGAGTATTTTATGGTAATGATTAGAAATCATCCTGGGGCGAAAGCAGGGGTCGTAGAGAAGGTCGTAGAGAAGGTCGTAGAAAAGGTCGTAGAAAAGGTCGTAGAAAGATTGACTCCAAATCAGAGAAAAATTGTAGAAGCTATTGTTAAAGATCCTGCTATCTCTGCAAAAGCATTGGCTGACGTAATTGGGATATCCTCTCGTAACATACAGGATAATATTGCAAAATTAAAAGATATGGGTCTTCTAAAAAGAGTCGGCCCTGATAAAGGTGGACATTGGCTTGTTATCCGAAGATAG
- a CDS encoding DUF1819 family protein: protein MEGIYKANITAGALLVSESRKIADLMIREVSVEEWKDAVENKNILQKLSVSSSKRVASFIRARLGLMTPELWKMVRDGDAVLATQAVFAAAIKHCRILGDYLDIVVREQFRKMEDRLSPALWDEFIVLCKQRDPFMEDFPPSTAEKMRSVVHKILVEAGYLHSAHDWRLKRVEIVPEVIDYLIKNNEEYVCRCIQVSK from the coding sequence ATGGAAGGAATTTATAAAGCCAATATAACAGCAGGCGCCTTATTGGTGTCTGAAAGCAGAAAGATTGCAGATTTGATGATCAGGGAGGTTTCAGTCGAGGAATGGAAGGATGCTGTTGAGAATAAGAACATCCTGCAGAAGCTGAGCGTCTCATCGTCAAAAAGGGTCGCGTCATTCATAAGGGCTCGGTTGGGGCTGATGACTCCGGAACTCTGGAAGATGGTTCGGGACGGGGATGCTGTACTCGCAACTCAGGCCGTATTCGCGGCAGCGATTAAGCATTGCCGGATTTTAGGGGATTATTTGGATATTGTTGTTCGTGAGCAATTCAGGAAGATGGAAGACAGGCTTTCCCCGGCGTTGTGGGACGAGTTCATTGTTTTATGCAAGCAAAGAGACCCATTTATGGAGGATTTCCCGCCGTCAACCGCGGAAAAGATGCGCAGTGTCGTGCATAAAATTCTTGTGGAAGCAGGCTATTTACATAGCGCTCATGATTGGCGATTGAAGCGAGTAGAAATCGTGCCTGAGGTAATAGACTATTTGATAAAGAATAATGAAGAGTATGTTTGTAGATGTATACAGGTGAGCAAATGA
- a CDS encoding DUF1788 domain-containing protein yields MYTGEQMTFQERLDAILPEVTSDGFLKRNKLSGEIPFYVFDYLPEDELKMRGHILFMEERIKKHHPGIKFRHVRLFHLMIEHLTERGNIEKAYDMECGKGSAALWKALSAAVKPERFVNIIAEKYNLAQCDLVFISGTGTIWPWVRAHSLLNNLQNVTGNASVVLFYPGKYSGQSFRLFDLLAEDNYYRAFRLVP; encoded by the coding sequence ATGTATACAGGTGAGCAAATGACATTTCAGGAAAGATTAGATGCAATTTTACCGGAAGTAACAAGCGATGGATTCCTGAAGAGAAACAAACTAAGCGGTGAAATCCCTTTTTATGTTTTTGATTATCTTCCGGAAGATGAATTAAAAATGCGCGGGCATATTTTGTTTATGGAAGAACGGATTAAAAAACATCATCCCGGTATTAAATTTAGACATGTCAGATTGTTCCATCTGATGATCGAGCACCTGACGGAGCGGGGGAATATAGAAAAGGCGTACGACATGGAATGCGGGAAAGGGTCGGCGGCATTGTGGAAGGCATTGTCTGCGGCTGTTAAGCCGGAGCGGTTTGTTAACATCATTGCAGAGAAATATAATCTTGCGCAGTGTGACCTTGTATTTATCAGCGGTACCGGTACTATCTGGCCCTGGGTCAGGGCGCATTCACTTTTGAATAATCTTCAAAACGTTACGGGCAATGCATCGGTGGTACTGTTTTATCCCGGGAAATACAGCGGCCAGTCATTTCGGTTATTTGACCTGCTGGCGGAGGACAATTACTACAGGGCCTTTAGATTAGTGCCTTAA